The following are encoded together in the Onychostoma macrolepis isolate SWU-2019 chromosome 03, ASM1243209v1, whole genome shotgun sequence genome:
- the LOC131536887 gene encoding scavenger receptor cysteine-rich type 1 protein M130 isoform X2: MVLNDYLVTGDRNISLVNGLDACSGRVEIHNNGTWWTVCGDSWDIDDAAVVCRQLGCGRAIIADGQALFGVGDLHVNCKGKEFSTTQCFHQRNENNCPQSNNAGVICSASSVIIIGAVVTALLLISCALLIIFLVRRRQKQKKIQICSHSKDAVNMRDVLHNDQNEDNAEDDYEVVDMDDGDHKDVNSDSDQDYGNVSQDDSEADYVNMEKDDSEQDYVNVDITEHRSTLDNNYEDL, translated from the exons ATGGTTTTGAATGATTACCTGGTGACTG GAGATCGAAACATCAGTTTGGTCAATGGTTTAGATGCCTGCTCGGGAAGAGTTGAGATCCACAATAATGGCACATGGTGGACAGTGTGTGGTGACTCCTGGGACATTGATGATGCTGCTGTGGTGTGTAGACAGTTGGGATGTGGAAGAGCTATTATTGCAGATGGCCAGGCTCTTTTTGGGGTAGGGGATCTTCACGTCAACTGTAAGGGAAAAGAGTTTTCCACCACACAGTGCTTTCATCAAAGGAATGAAAATAATTGTCCTCAGAGTAATAATGCTGGAGTCATATGTTCAG CTTCTTCAGTTATTATCATCGGTGCTGTGGTAACAGCTTTACTGCTCATATCATGTGCACTGCTAATCATTTTCCTGGTGAGGAggagacaaaaacaaaagaaaatccaAATATGCTCCCATTCAAAAG ATGCAGTTAATATGCGAGATGTGCTCCATAATGACCAGAATGAAGACAATGCTGAGGATGACTATGAGGTTGTAGATATGGATGATGGTGATCATAAAGATGTAAACTCTGACTCTGATCAGGATTATGGTAATGTATCTCAGGATGACTCTGAAGCAGACTACGTCAATATGGAAAAAGATGATTCAGAACAAGACTATGTCAATGTCGATATTACAGAACACAGAAGTACACTGGACAATAACTATGAAGATTTATGA
- the LOC131536887 gene encoding scavenger receptor cysteine-rich type 1 protein M130 isoform X1, producing MLRLLLDFTLVMVLNDYLVTGDRNISLVNGLDACSGRVEIHNNGTWWTVCGDSWDIDDAAVVCRQLGCGRAIIADGQALFGVGDLHVNCKGKEFSTTQCFHQRNENNCPQSNNAGVICSASSVIIIGAVVTALLLISCALLIIFLVRRRQKQKKIQICSHSKDAVNMRDVLHNDQNEDNAEDDYEVVDMDDGDHKDVNSDSDQDYGNVSQDDSEADYVNMEKDDSEQDYVNVDITEHRSTLDNNYEDL from the exons ATGCTGAGACTACTGCTTGATTTTACACTTg TCATGGTTTTGAATGATTACCTGGTGACTG GAGATCGAAACATCAGTTTGGTCAATGGTTTAGATGCCTGCTCGGGAAGAGTTGAGATCCACAATAATGGCACATGGTGGACAGTGTGTGGTGACTCCTGGGACATTGATGATGCTGCTGTGGTGTGTAGACAGTTGGGATGTGGAAGAGCTATTATTGCAGATGGCCAGGCTCTTTTTGGGGTAGGGGATCTTCACGTCAACTGTAAGGGAAAAGAGTTTTCCACCACACAGTGCTTTCATCAAAGGAATGAAAATAATTGTCCTCAGAGTAATAATGCTGGAGTCATATGTTCAG CTTCTTCAGTTATTATCATCGGTGCTGTGGTAACAGCTTTACTGCTCATATCATGTGCACTGCTAATCATTTTCCTGGTGAGGAggagacaaaaacaaaagaaaatccaAATATGCTCCCATTCAAAAG ATGCAGTTAATATGCGAGATGTGCTCCATAATGACCAGAATGAAGACAATGCTGAGGATGACTATGAGGTTGTAGATATGGATGATGGTGATCATAAAGATGTAAACTCTGACTCTGATCAGGATTATGGTAATGTATCTCAGGATGACTCTGAAGCAGACTACGTCAATATGGAAAAAGATGATTCAGAACAAGACTATGTCAATGTCGATATTACAGAACACAGAAGTACACTGGACAATAACTATGAAGATTTATGA